A single region of the Rhodospirillales bacterium genome encodes:
- a CDS encoding DUF3501 family protein produces the protein MTPNPHAISPADIMPMADYAEVRAERRRLMARAKIDRRVPVGPDATFYFENYATMLHQVHEMLFVEKGGAEQIPGEIAAYDPLVPKGSNLSATFMIEIEDPNRRLAVLKTLGGIENTISLAFAGEMVKGVAHDDAERTTEDGKTSSVHFFAFPFTKTQIEKFRKAGTEVVLAIRHPNYAHMAILSEATRAELAKDFD, from the coding sequence ATGACGCCCAACCCGCACGCCATTTCGCCCGCCGACATCATGCCGATGGCGGATTACGCCGAGGTCCGCGCCGAACGCCGCCGCCTGATGGCGCGCGCCAAGATCGACCGGCGCGTTCCGGTCGGTCCCGACGCCACGTTCTATTTCGAGAACTACGCCACCATGCTGCATCAGGTCCACGAAATGCTGTTCGTGGAAAAGGGCGGCGCGGAGCAGATTCCGGGCGAAATCGCGGCCTACGATCCGCTGGTGCCGAAGGGATCGAACCTCTCCGCCACCTTCATGATCGAGATCGAGGATCCGAACCGCCGCCTCGCCGTTCTCAAGACCCTGGGCGGGATCGAGAACACCATTTCGCTCGCCTTCGCGGGCGAGATGGTCAAGGGGGTCGCGCACGACGACGCCGAACGGACCACCGAGGACGGCAAGACCTCGTCGGTCCACTTCTTCGCGTTTCCGTTCACGAAGACGCAGATCGAAAAATTCCGCAAAGCGGGAACCGAAGTCGTACTCGCCATCCGCCATCCCAACTACGCGCACATGGCGATTCTGTCCGAAGCGACGCGAGCCGAATTGGCGAA